In Edaphobacter dinghuensis, one genomic interval encodes:
- a CDS encoding lysozyme inhibitor LprI family protein codes for MLRYDDPMKLSPAATLLLVLLFADSGVRNSMAQHMNVPGNPCQSIGPNSSETQCFITASQIADRDLNSFYGKLITHLDPENRKNLQAAQRLWVQFRDANCRAEYDLYGGASAGPTVRAACIEAVTRHRTAELKIMYGWTLDK; via the coding sequence ATGTTGAGATACGATGACCCAATGAAATTGAGTCCCGCGGCTACTCTTCTTTTGGTATTGCTCTTCGCCGATTCTGGTGTTCGGAACAGTATGGCTCAACATATGAATGTCCCTGGAAACCCATGCCAGTCAATAGGTCCAAATTCATCAGAGACTCAGTGCTTCATAACAGCATCCCAGATCGCAGATAGAGATCTGAATTCGTTTTACGGAAAGCTCATAACCCACTTGGACCCAGAGAATCGGAAAAACCTGCAAGCGGCACAACGACTTTGGGTGCAGTTCCGTGATGCGAATTGCAGGGCAGAATACGATCTATATGGTGGTGCAAGTGCCGGACCGACCGTTCGTGCAGCCTGTATAGAAGCGGTTACCCGCCACCGTACGGCGGAACTAAAGATCATGTACGGCTGGACATTAGACAAGTAG
- the sucB gene encoding 2-oxoglutarate dehydrogenase, E2 component, dihydrolipoamide succinyltransferase, with protein sequence MPTDVVMPQMGESITEGTITKWLKKPGDTVQRDEPLFEISTDKVDAEIPSPVAGTLSEIKVTEGATVGINTVVATIAEGGNGAAAAAPAAKSEPAAAAPAAAATPAPAAEAPAAAGPGTEVLMPQMGESITEGTITKWLKKVGDTVQRDEPIFEISTDKVDAEIPSPVAGTLTEIKIGEGKTVGINTVVAVIGGAAGKAAAAPAASAPAPAAAAPAAPAPAAAAASPSVSTEGVRSSPLVRKIAKDNNLDLTQVSGTGSSGRITKTDILGHLEGGAKPAPAAAAPAAASKPAPAVAQPQPGELVPMSKMRSIIAQRMVESKRTSPHVHTVFKVDMTRIVKLREKEKSKYEQRNGVKLTYMPFITRAAIVALRKHPIVNAAIEGDAVRYNKNINIGIAVALDWGLIVPVLKQTEEKNFLGIARGIVDVAERARGKKLAPDEISGGTFTLTNSGIFGEQFGTPIINQPQSAILGIGGLNKEAEVLTDKDGNDVIAIRSIQRFTLGFDHRIVDGADAGKFMSDFKAYLENWNEDIG encoded by the coding sequence ATGCCGACTGACGTAGTTATGCCCCAGATGGGCGAATCCATCACCGAAGGCACCATCACCAAGTGGCTCAAGAAGCCCGGCGACACCGTCCAGCGCGACGAGCCGCTCTTCGAAATTTCGACCGACAAGGTCGACGCCGAGATCCCCTCGCCCGTAGCCGGCACCCTCTCCGAGATCAAGGTCACCGAAGGCGCGACCGTCGGCATCAACACCGTCGTCGCCACCATCGCCGAAGGCGGTAACGGAGCCGCCGCCGCTGCTCCTGCTGCAAAATCCGAGCCAGCCGCCGCCGCTCCTGCCGCTGCAGCCACACCGGCTCCCGCTGCTGAAGCTCCAGCCGCCGCAGGCCCCGGCACCGAAGTTCTGATGCCGCAGATGGGCGAGTCCATCACCGAAGGCACCATCACCAAGTGGCTCAAGAAGGTCGGCGACACCGTCCAGCGCGACGAGCCCATCTTCGAAATCTCCACCGACAAGGTCGATGCAGAGATCCCCTCGCCCGTAGCCGGAACTCTCACCGAGATCAAGATCGGCGAAGGCAAGACCGTCGGCATCAACACCGTGGTCGCCGTCATCGGCGGCGCAGCCGGTAAGGCCGCCGCAGCACCCGCAGCCTCTGCTCCAGCGCCTGCCGCAGCAGCCCCCGCCGCACCGGCACCGGCTGCAGCCGCAGCATCGCCCTCTGTCTCGACCGAAGGCGTCCGCTCCTCGCCGCTCGTCCGCAAGATCGCCAAAGACAACAACCTCGATCTCACCCAGGTCTCCGGCACCGGCTCCTCGGGCCGCATCACCAAGACCGACATCCTCGGCCACCTCGAAGGCGGCGCCAAGCCTGCACCGGCAGCCGCCGCACCGGCAGCAGCCTCCAAGCCCGCACCGGCAGTCGCGCAGCCGCAGCCCGGCGAGCTCGTCCCCATGTCGAAGATGCGCTCCATCATCGCGCAGCGCATGGTCGAATCCAAGCGCACCAGCCCGCACGTCCACACGGTGTTCAAGGTCGATATGACCCGCATCGTCAAGCTGCGCGAAAAAGAGAAGTCGAAGTACGAGCAGCGTAACGGCGTCAAGCTGACCTACATGCCCTTCATCACCCGCGCCGCGATCGTGGCCCTGCGCAAGCACCCCATCGTCAACGCGGCCATCGAAGGCGACGCCGTCCGCTACAACAAGAACATCAACATCGGCATCGCCGTCGCGCTCGACTGGGGCCTCATCGTCCCCGTCCTCAAGCAGACCGAAGAGAAGAACTTCCTCGGCATCGCGCGCGGCATCGTCGATGTAGCCGAGCGCGCCCGCGGCAAGAAGCTCGCCCCCGACGAGATCTCCGGCGGCACCTTCACGCTCACCAACTCCGGCATCTTCGGCGAGCAGTTCGGCACCCCGATCATCAACCAGCCGCAGAGCGCCATCCTCGGCATCGGCGGCCTCAACAAAGAAGCCGAAGTGCTCACCGACAAGGACGGCAACGACGTCATCGCCATCCGCTCGATCCAGCGCTTCACCCTGGGCTTCGACCACCGCATCGTCGACGGAGCCGACGCCGGCAAATTCATGTCCGACTTCAAGGCCTACCTCGAAAACTGGAACGAAGACATCGGGTAG
- the hemB gene encoding porphobilinogen synthase, producing the protein MNFPATRMRRLRRTDAIRSLVRETHLHPGAFIYPLFICPGEGVRKEISSMPGCFNLSIDEAVKEAEACAALGIGGLLLFGLPAEKDEQATGAWAADGIVQTALRAFKSNRKLDSLVQIADVCLCEYTSHGHCGIVARDGDHYEIENDSSVALIAKTAASLAAAGADIVAPSDMMDGRIAAIREALDADGHQQTPILSYASKFASAFYGPFREAADSAPQFGDRRSYQMDGANLREAMREIELDIVEGADMLLMKPAMPYLDVIREARQRFDLPMGAYQVSGEFSMLHAAFQRGWLEPERAMMESLLSIRRAGADFIVTYFAKDAAKLLG; encoded by the coding sequence ATGAACTTTCCCGCCACGCGTATGCGCCGCCTGCGCCGCACCGACGCCATCCGCTCGCTCGTCCGCGAGACCCACCTGCACCCCGGAGCCTTCATCTACCCGCTCTTCATCTGCCCCGGCGAAGGCGTCCGCAAAGAGATCAGCTCCATGCCCGGCTGCTTCAATCTCTCCATCGACGAGGCCGTCAAAGAAGCCGAAGCCTGCGCCGCGCTCGGCATCGGCGGCCTTCTCCTCTTCGGACTCCCCGCAGAAAAAGACGAGCAAGCCACGGGAGCCTGGGCCGCCGACGGCATCGTGCAGACCGCGCTCCGAGCCTTCAAATCCAACCGCAAACTAGACTCACTCGTGCAGATAGCCGACGTCTGCCTCTGCGAGTACACCTCGCACGGCCACTGCGGCATCGTCGCAAGAGACGGCGACCACTATGAGATCGAGAACGACTCCAGCGTAGCCCTCATCGCCAAAACCGCCGCCTCACTCGCCGCCGCCGGTGCCGACATCGTCGCCCCCAGCGACATGATGGACGGCCGCATCGCCGCCATCCGCGAAGCACTCGACGCCGACGGCCATCAGCAGACGCCCATCCTCAGCTACGCCTCCAAGTTCGCCTCCGCCTTCTACGGCCCCTTCCGCGAGGCAGCCGACTCCGCCCCCCAGTTCGGCGACCGCCGCAGCTACCAGATGGACGGAGCCAACCTGCGCGAGGCCATGCGCGAGATCGAGCTCGATATTGTCGAAGGCGCCGACATGCTGCTGATGAAGCCCGCCATGCCCTACCTCGACGTCATCCGCGAGGCACGCCAGCGCTTCGACCTGCCCATGGGCGCGTATCAGGTCTCAGGCGAGTTCTCCATGCTCCACGCGGCCTTCCAGCGCGGCTGGCTCGAACCCGAACGCGCCATGATGGAATCCCTCCTCTCCATCCGCCGCGCCGGAGCCGACTTCATCGTCACCTATTTCGCCAAAGACGCCGCGAAGCTGTTGGGCTGA
- a CDS encoding alpha/beta hydrolase translates to MTKTLLLTLCMMFAFSALNAQTPTWQPTPGHTQIPIWPGAAPDPQLTKGPETMEAVTKELVAGKPWVAVENVTRPTMTVYSPTGKNTGAAVVVFPGGGYQILAIDLEGTEVCDWLTAKGITCVLLKYRVTDVGPYPKSGPYPESPMALEDAQRTLGLVRFHAAEWHIDPHKIGVLGFSAGGHLVAAISTHYAKRLYPAVDAADKESCRPDFAVPVYPGHLSLSAAEWDARQGTKKFAVPHPANADKDLSLNPEIPVTSQTPPTFLLQNEDDNVDNVNDSLSYYIALKNAKVPVEMHLYAHGGHAFGLRRTKLPATRWPELVETWLGTIGMIPE, encoded by the coding sequence GTGACCAAGACCCTCCTCCTTACCCTCTGCATGATGTTCGCGTTCAGCGCTCTCAACGCACAAACCCCCACCTGGCAGCCCACGCCGGGCCATACGCAGATTCCGATCTGGCCGGGGGCGGCTCCCGATCCGCAGCTAACCAAGGGACCGGAGACCATGGAAGCGGTCACAAAGGAGCTGGTCGCGGGCAAACCATGGGTCGCCGTGGAAAACGTCACGCGGCCCACGATGACCGTCTACTCGCCAACAGGAAAAAATACGGGCGCGGCAGTCGTCGTCTTTCCCGGTGGCGGCTATCAGATTCTGGCTATCGACCTTGAAGGCACAGAGGTCTGTGACTGGCTCACCGCCAAAGGAATTACCTGCGTCTTGCTCAAGTACCGCGTGACAGATGTTGGACCGTACCCGAAATCCGGACCGTATCCGGAGTCGCCCATGGCGCTTGAAGACGCGCAGAGAACGCTAGGGCTGGTGCGCTTTCACGCCGCCGAGTGGCACATCGATCCGCACAAGATCGGCGTGCTTGGATTTTCAGCGGGCGGCCATCTGGTGGCAGCGATCAGCACCCACTACGCGAAGCGTTTATACCCCGCGGTCGATGCCGCCGACAAAGAAAGCTGCCGCCCGGACTTCGCCGTGCCTGTCTATCCGGGGCATCTGTCGCTTTCCGCCGCCGAATGGGATGCCAGGCAAGGCACCAAAAAGTTTGCGGTTCCTCATCCAGCGAACGCCGATAAGGATCTTTCGCTGAACCCCGAAATTCCTGTCACCAGCCAGACGCCGCCTACGTTCCTGCTCCAGAACGAGGACGACAACGTGGACAACGTCAACGACTCGCTGAGCTACTACATCGCGCTGAAGAACGCCAAAGTCCCCGTCGAGATGCACCTCTACGCCCACGGCGGCCACGCCTTCGGCCTGCGCCGCACCAAGCTTCCGGCGACGCGATGGCCCGAGCTGGTGGAGACATGGCTCGGCACCATCGGGATGATCCCGGAGTAG
- the lpdA gene encoding dihydrolipoyl dehydrogenase, producing MADTIYDLVVIGGGPAGYTCAIRAGQYGLKTALVESTDKLGGTCLHVGCIPTKAILFAAEVWDHLKHAEQYGIDGVSAPKLNWKNVLVRKNEIIAKHTKGLDFLMKKNKVTVVNGYGRLTGPAKEGVFSVEVDKAGKKETVKAKKVVLATGSDARMLPGYKADNTILTNIEMLSIDKQPKSLVVIGSGAVGVEFASIFKSFGTEVTVIEALPRIVPAEDEDVSKELLRLFKKRGIDVHVSAKVDKIEKTKDGVNVHFTKSDGKGEIKSAEKVLVAVGRAPRTTDVGLDKTKITPDRGFIMTNEWMETTEPGVYAIGDIVGGLPQLAHVGAMAGLVVAAKLAGKYARAVNRGRIPGCTYCDPQIGSVGLTEAKAKEAGYQVKVGKFPFVGNSKATILDSHDGFVKVVSDAKYGEILGVHIIGPNATELIAECVTALELEATVEEMMFTIHAHPTLSESLLDAFSSVEGMAINV from the coding sequence TTGGCAGATACGATTTATGACCTTGTAGTGATTGGCGGCGGCCCCGCAGGCTATACCTGCGCCATCCGCGCCGGGCAGTATGGACTGAAGACCGCGCTGGTCGAGTCAACCGACAAGCTGGGCGGCACCTGCCTGCACGTCGGCTGCATCCCCACCAAGGCGATCCTCTTCGCCGCCGAGGTCTGGGACCACCTCAAGCACGCCGAGCAGTACGGCATCGACGGCGTCAGCGCCCCCAAGCTCAACTGGAAGAACGTGCTCGTCCGCAAGAACGAGATCATCGCCAAGCACACCAAGGGCCTCGACTTCCTGATGAAGAAGAACAAGGTCACCGTCGTCAACGGCTACGGCCGCCTCACCGGTCCCGCAAAAGAAGGCGTCTTCTCCGTCGAGGTCGACAAGGCTGGCAAAAAAGAGACCGTCAAGGCGAAGAAGGTCGTTCTCGCCACCGGCTCCGACGCGCGCATGTTGCCCGGCTACAAGGCCGACAACACCATCCTCACCAACATCGAGATGCTCTCCATCGACAAGCAGCCCAAGTCGCTGGTCGTCATCGGCTCGGGCGCAGTCGGCGTCGAGTTCGCCTCCATCTTCAAGAGCTTCGGCACCGAAGTCACCGTCATCGAGGCCTTGCCACGCATCGTCCCGGCTGAAGACGAAGACGTCAGCAAAGAGCTGCTTCGCCTCTTCAAGAAGCGGGGCATCGACGTCCACGTCTCCGCCAAGGTCGACAAGATCGAGAAGACCAAGGACGGCGTCAACGTCCACTTCACCAAGTCCGACGGCAAGGGCGAGATCAAGTCGGCAGAGAAGGTCCTCGTCGCCGTAGGCCGCGCCCCGCGCACCACCGACGTCGGCCTCGACAAGACCAAGATCACCCCCGACCGCGGCTTCATCATGACCAACGAGTGGATGGAGACCACCGAGCCCGGCGTCTACGCCATCGGCGACATCGTCGGCGGCCTGCCCCAGCTCGCGCACGTTGGCGCGATGGCCGGCCTCGTCGTCGCGGCCAAACTTGCAGGCAAATACGCCCGCGCCGTCAACCGTGGCCGCATCCCCGGCTGCACCTACTGCGACCCGCAGATCGGCAGCGTCGGCCTGACGGAAGCCAAGGCAAAGGAAGCGGGCTACCAGGTCAAGGTGGGCAAGTTCCCGTTTGTCGGCAACTCCAAGGCGACGATCCTCGACTCGCACGACGGCTTCGTCAAGGTCGTCTCCGACGCGAAGTACGGCGAGATCCTCGGCGTCCACATCATCGGCCCCAACGCCACCGAGCTGATCGCCGAGTGCGTCACCGCGCTAGAGCTCGAAGCCACGGTCGAAGAGATGATGTTCACCATCCACGCCCACCCCACGCTGTCGGAAAGCCTGCTCGACGCCTTCTCGAGCGTAGAGGGCATGGCCATCAACGTGTAA
- a CDS encoding lysozyme, translating into MCNFTYSDAGFALTKQFEGLRLTAYQDQVGVWTIGYGHTGGEVHGGMTITEDQADTLLHSDVAAAVTCVNRAVTSNIAQSQFDALVDFVFNLGCGSLLSSTLLRYINAGQFDLAAPQFLLWDHAGGVVVPGLLARRQAEMALFQSTTP; encoded by the coding sequence ATGTGCAACTTCACCTACAGCGATGCCGGGTTCGCTCTGACCAAACAATTCGAGGGCCTGCGCCTGACCGCCTATCAGGACCAGGTCGGCGTCTGGACCATCGGTTACGGCCACACCGGCGGCGAGGTCCACGGCGGCATGACCATCACCGAAGACCAGGCCGACACGCTGCTGCACAGCGACGTCGCCGCCGCAGTCACCTGTGTCAACCGCGCCGTCACCTCCAACATCGCCCAGAGCCAGTTCGACGCGCTGGTCGACTTCGTCTTCAACCTGGGCTGCGGCAGCCTGCTCAGCTCCACCCTGCTGCGCTACATCAACGCAGGCCAATTCGACCTCGCCGCCCCGCAGTTCCTCCTGTGGGACCACGCCGGCGGAGTCGTCGTCCCCGGCCTGCTCGCCCGCCGCCAGGCCGAGATGGCCCTCTTCCAGTCGACCACACCTTGA
- a CDS encoding endonuclease MutS2, with amino-acid sequence MTSSDLFPKIPSPLPETSAAALEWPRLREAIAGRTFSPLGRAWVLALEPSADLAWIEEQQQRTEEMRKMLAGGGSFDFHGLFDPTTLLDQARIDGAALEGMEIASLLNVVERVAAWRNVIDPPANGARYHWPGIAALSSPLVDYDFAPLLRMLRGKIEPDGSLNDDASPELRRIRRAMERQHRAIEESLRRSLRSLTEGGSTQDDLITIRGERFVIPVKAEFKRKVPGVVHGSSSSGQTVFVEPLETIEQNNELVRLLDEEQAEIHRILVAMTRALGENAAAIHLGTCILAEVEAHVARARFAETLNCVRPVFAANVAEAKYRGLSTSLRFGRDDVGVGVEREEGELSLMAARHPLLELRMRAEAHERGDEPKTPVPLTIVLPAATKQLIISGPNTGGKTVSLKTLGLLALMAQAGIPVPAEEATLPLFTSVYADIGDAQSIERNLSSFSAHVVNLDRISREATASSLVLLDELGSATDPEEGAALAVAVASHFLAAQVWCCITTHLTSLKVYAANHAGVLNAAVGFDQETLTPTYELRLGVPGASAGLNIAARLGLSPEIIAAARAQMTTQTADIGAFLDQLHDQLTAAGAEREALRRREQEIARQRVRLETEGRAEQKARTKELEVKLGSLIEDFAYQMRETVKAIDDKAAAQKIARDSAARLARLRREFSEQFNSTVVAHNTGADRNDPAAQPHVPKGIKVGDLVKLKSLGRQARVDRVVDAKTFEVSIGPMKMRASVDDIAAVESVKVVTPLEAARRRGNVTVATSNDPDYMSSEINVIGRTADEAHDEVERFLDRAFLTGLPRIRIVHGTGMGVLRRTLREFLRGHPHVTTVTEPPQNEGGQGATVVELRQ; translated from the coding sequence GTGACTTCGTCCGATTTGTTTCCGAAGATTCCTTCGCCGCTGCCTGAGACGAGCGCTGCCGCGCTGGAGTGGCCGCGTCTGCGCGAGGCGATTGCTGGCCGTACCTTTTCGCCGCTGGGCCGCGCCTGGGTGCTGGCGCTTGAGCCTTCCGCTGACCTGGCGTGGATTGAGGAGCAGCAGCAGCGGACCGAAGAGATGCGGAAGATGCTGGCGGGTGGCGGCAGCTTTGATTTTCATGGGTTGTTCGATCCGACGACGCTGCTCGATCAGGCGCGGATTGACGGTGCAGCGCTGGAGGGCATGGAGATTGCCAGTCTGCTGAATGTTGTGGAGCGCGTGGCTGCGTGGCGCAACGTGATCGATCCGCCTGCGAATGGGGCGCGGTATCACTGGCCGGGGATTGCTGCGTTGTCTTCGCCGCTGGTCGATTATGACTTTGCGCCGTTGTTGCGGATGCTGCGGGGAAAGATCGAGCCGGACGGATCGCTGAATGACGATGCTTCGCCGGAGCTGCGTCGGATTCGTCGTGCGATGGAGCGGCAGCATCGAGCGATTGAAGAGAGTTTGCGGAGGTCGCTGCGGTCGCTGACCGAGGGCGGAAGCACGCAGGACGATCTGATCACGATTCGCGGCGAGCGGTTTGTGATTCCGGTGAAGGCGGAGTTCAAGCGCAAGGTGCCGGGCGTGGTGCATGGCTCTTCGTCGTCGGGGCAGACGGTGTTTGTGGAGCCGCTGGAGACGATTGAGCAGAACAATGAACTGGTGCGGCTGCTCGATGAAGAGCAGGCGGAGATTCATCGCATCCTCGTGGCGATGACGCGGGCGCTGGGTGAGAATGCGGCGGCGATTCACCTGGGTACGTGCATTCTTGCCGAGGTGGAGGCGCATGTGGCGCGGGCGCGGTTCGCGGAGACGCTCAACTGCGTTCGGCCTGTGTTTGCGGCGAACGTTGCAGAGGCGAAATACAGGGGTCTCTCCACTTCGCTTCGCTTCGGTCGAGATGACGTGGGGGTTGGGGTTGAGCGAGAGGAGGGAGAACTGTCGCTGATGGCGGCGCGACATCCGCTGCTTGAGCTGCGCATGAGAGCCGAGGCGCATGAGCGTGGTGATGAACCGAAGACGCCGGTTCCTTTGACGATTGTTCTTCCGGCGGCGACGAAGCAGTTGATCATCAGCGGGCCGAACACGGGTGGCAAGACGGTGTCGCTGAAGACGCTGGGGCTGCTGGCGCTGATGGCGCAGGCGGGGATTCCGGTTCCGGCGGAGGAGGCGACGCTTCCTCTCTTCACCAGTGTTTATGCGGACATCGGCGATGCGCAGTCGATCGAGCGTAATCTTTCTAGCTTCTCCGCGCATGTCGTTAATCTTGATCGCATCTCGCGCGAGGCCACGGCGTCGTCGCTGGTGCTGCTCGATGAGCTTGGCTCGGCGACCGATCCTGAAGAGGGCGCGGCGCTGGCGGTTGCTGTGGCCTCGCATTTTCTTGCGGCGCAGGTGTGGTGCTGCATCACGACGCACCTTACTTCGTTGAAGGTCTATGCCGCCAATCATGCGGGTGTGTTGAACGCTGCCGTGGGCTTCGATCAGGAGACGCTGACGCCGACGTATGAGCTACGGCTGGGTGTACCGGGAGCTTCGGCTGGATTGAATATCGCTGCGCGGCTGGGGCTTTCGCCGGAGATCATTGCGGCGGCGCGTGCGCAGATGACCACGCAGACCGCGGACATCGGCGCGTTTCTCGATCAGCTTCACGATCAGCTCACTGCTGCCGGTGCGGAGCGCGAGGCGCTGCGGCGGCGCGAGCAGGAGATTGCGCGGCAGCGTGTGCGGCTCGAGACCGAGGGCCGTGCCGAGCAGAAGGCACGCACGAAGGAGCTTGAGGTCAAGCTGGGATCGCTGATAGAGGACTTTGCCTACCAGATGCGCGAGACGGTGAAGGCCATCGACGACAAGGCGGCTGCGCAGAAGATTGCGCGCGACTCGGCGGCGCGTTTGGCGCGGCTGCGGCGCGAGTTTTCGGAGCAGTTCAACTCGACCGTGGTGGCACACAATACGGGAGCGGACAGGAACGATCCGGCTGCGCAGCCGCATGTGCCGAAGGGCATCAAGGTGGGCGACCTGGTGAAGCTGAAGTCGCTGGGCAGACAGGCGCGGGTGGACCGCGTGGTTGATGCGAAGACGTTTGAGGTTTCCATCGGCCCGATGAAGATGCGTGCGAGCGTGGACGATATCGCCGCGGTGGAGTCGGTGAAAGTAGTGACTCCGCTGGAGGCTGCGCGCAGGCGCGGCAACGTGACCGTCGCGACCAGCAACGACCCCGATTACATGTCGTCGGAGATTAATGTGATTGGACGCACGGCGGATGAGGCGCACGATGAGGTGGAGCGCTTTCTGGACCGTGCGTTTCTGACCGGGCTGCCGCGCATCCGGATCGTCCACGGCACCGGCATGGGTGTGTTGCGGCGCACGCTGCGCGAGTTTCTGCGCGGGCATCCGCACGTCACCACTGTTACCGAACCGCCGCAGAATGAGGGCGGTCAGGGCGCGACCGTGGTGGAGCTGCGGCAATAA
- the lipB gene encoding lipoyl(octanoyl) transferase LipB — protein sequence MYIHLLHLGRIPYAEGLAIQQQVVTARKQNLIGDTLLLLEHPPVLTLGRNSVRSNVLASDDFLAQRGIELHEINRGGDVTYHGPGQLVGYPIIDLRGDLPGKKGPHLGPVDYVRLLEEVLIRTCGDFGVMAQRIPKLTGVWTIPGGSIQEKKVAAIGVHVSQGVTSHGFALNVTTDLRDFDWIVPCGITDRAVTSLELETDTPPTMEQAIHSAARNFGRIFERQILWSESLEELLHPADPATREAV from the coding sequence ATGTACATCCACCTCCTCCATCTCGGCCGCATCCCCTACGCAGAAGGCCTCGCCATCCAGCAGCAGGTCGTCACCGCGCGCAAGCAGAACCTCATCGGCGACACCCTCCTCCTGCTCGAGCACCCACCCGTGCTCACCCTCGGCCGCAACTCCGTCCGCTCCAACGTCCTCGCCAGCGACGACTTCCTCGCCCAGCGCGGCATCGAGCTGCACGAGATCAATCGCGGCGGCGACGTCACCTACCACGGCCCCGGCCAGCTCGTCGGCTACCCCATCATCGACCTGCGCGGCGATCTCCCCGGAAAGAAGGGCCCACACCTCGGCCCCGTCGACTACGTCCGCCTGCTCGAAGAGGTCCTCATCCGCACCTGCGGCGACTTCGGCGTCATGGCGCAGCGCATCCCCAAACTCACCGGCGTCTGGACCATCCCCGGCGGCAGCATTCAGGAGAAAAAAGTCGCCGCCATCGGCGTCCACGTCTCGCAGGGAGTCACCTCGCACGGCTTCGCCCTCAACGTCACCACCGACCTCCGCGACTTCGACTGGATCGTCCCCTGCGGCATCACCGACCGCGCCGTCACCAGCCTCGAACTCGAGACCGACACGCCCCCCACCATGGAGCAGGCCATCCACTCCGCCGCCCGCAACTTCGGCCGCATCTTCGAGCGGCAAATCCTCTGGAGCGAATCGCTCGAAGAACTGCTTCACCCAGCCGACCCGGCCACGCGCGAAGCAGTTTAA
- a CDS encoding type II toxin-antitoxin system VapC family toxin has product MIVLDANILLYAYDADSAQHRPARAYLEKIFSASDPVGLPLQSISAFLRIMTQPGLRSGCFTLHEAVETVEEWLSLPQVRLLTPGERHWPMFQRMLLEGHASGRLVTDAQIAAITMEYGGELQTNDRDFARFPGLRWRNPLVKN; this is encoded by the coding sequence ATGATCGTTCTCGATGCCAACATCCTTCTCTACGCCTACGACGCCGACTCAGCTCAGCACCGTCCGGCACGCGCTTATCTGGAGAAGATCTTCTCTGCCTCCGATCCCGTCGGCCTTCCTCTTCAGAGCATCTCCGCCTTTCTCCGCATCATGACGCAGCCGGGCCTGCGAAGCGGCTGTTTCACCCTGCACGAAGCAGTCGAGACCGTGGAGGAATGGCTCAGTCTCCCGCAGGTCCGTCTGCTTACCCCCGGCGAGCGCCACTGGCCGATGTTTCAGCGAATGCTGCTGGAAGGCCACGCGTCGGGGCGGCTCGTGACCGACGCCCAGATCGCTGCGATTACCATGGAATATGGCGGCGAGCTGCAGACCAACGACCGCGACTTCGCCCGCTTTCCCGGTCTGCGCTGGCGCAATCCGCTTGTAAAGAACTGA
- a CDS encoding zinc ribbon domain-containing protein translates to MVCQACGNPVTAEVHFCPRCGAQIAAPTPPPPPAYPSPYPPLAIAPEHRVQRNLQTLGILWCVFGAYRILAGLIGIFVLRIATFRSFGGEPWMWGGRIHGPFAAPWMAALLPLIAVVSVAAALLAFLVAFGLVTRQPWGRVVGIIVAILSLFKFPFGTALGIYTLWVLVPAESGMEYDTIAGRL, encoded by the coding sequence ATGGTCTGTCAGGCATGCGGTAATCCAGTCACAGCAGAGGTCCACTTTTGCCCCCGATGCGGAGCGCAGATCGCCGCTCCCACTCCGCCGCCACCACCCGCGTATCCGTCGCCCTATCCGCCCCTGGCCATAGCGCCCGAGCATCGTGTGCAGCGAAACCTGCAAACCCTCGGCATCCTGTGGTGCGTCTTCGGCGCGTACCGCATCCTCGCCGGGCTCATCGGAATCTTCGTCCTGCGCATCGCCACCTTCCGCAGCTTCGGTGGCGAGCCGTGGATGTGGGGTGGGCGCATCCACGGTCCATTCGCTGCACCGTGGATGGCCGCGCTGCTGCCGCTGATCGCCGTGGTCTCCGTCGCCGCAGCCCTGCTGGCGTTTCTCGTCGCCTTCGGCCTCGTGACGCGCCAGCCCTGGGGGCGAGTCGTCGGCATCATCGTCGCCATCCTCTCCCTGTTCAAGTTCCCCTTCGGCACCGCACTCGGCATCTACACGCTCTGGGTGCTCGTCCCGGCAGAGTCAGGCATGGAGTACGACACCATCGCTGGCCGTCTCTAA